Genomic DNA from Ilyobacter polytropus DSM 2926:
TTTAGGGTCAACTTTGGTTTTTACAATAAGTTACATTATATCTGTTTACGTCGCTGAACTTCTTTTTATTATTGCAGACCCAAGACTTAGGAGGAAAAATGGATAAATTTGAAAAATTAAACAGTTATTCCTCTGAAGAAAAATTTTCAAATCATAAGAAAAAAAATTATGACCCTGTATTGTTATGTGAGATGAGTTTCATTATTCTTATTATTATTTTGTCATTTATTATACCAGACCACCTGGCAGAAAACAGATGGAATATGAATATGCTTCCTTCTGGAGATCATCTCTTTGGTACTGATGACCTTGGTAGAGATATCTTTTTCAGAACTTTAAAGGGAACCAAAATATCAATGACTATAGCAATCTTTGGAGGGGTAGTAGAACTTTTTGTTGGTGGAGGATATGGGGCTATAGCAGGCTATCTTGGAGGAAAAACTGAATTTCTTATGATGAGAGTTTTAGATATATTTTCCTCTATACCCTACCTTGTGCTAGTGACTCTTATCCCTATTTTCCTCGGAAGAAACCTTTTTGGAATTACTGTTGCCATCACCTTTACAGGATGGTTTTCCACCGGAAGGGTAATAAGGGGAGAAGTCCTGCATTTGAAAGAAGAGAATTATGTAAAGGCCTCAAAATTAATGGGAGCATCTCCATTTTCAGTTATAAAAAATCATATATTTCCTAATTTAATAGGTATCTTATCTGCCTCTGTTATTATGAATATCCCAAAGTATATTTTTGCAGAAGCTTTTCTACAGATTTTGGGTCTTGGGTTGGGATACCCCAATGTAACATGGGGGATGTTGATTGCAGGGTCTCAAGAGAACTTATTTTTTTATCCCTATCAAATTATTTTCCCGAGCATTATACTGGTAACTGTCATCTTTATAATAACTCATATGGGGGAGCGGATTAAAAAACTTGTAAACGGAAGCAGACTTCACTGGAGGGGATACTATGGATAAGCTCCTTCAAATAAAAAATCTTTCTGTAAAGCTTGGAGAAAAACAAGTGGTAAAAAATCTTAGTCTGGATATCAAAATAGGGGAAGTAGTTGCCCTAGTAGGAGAATCAGGGAGTGGAAAAAGTACCCTTGCCAGAACTATAATGGGATTTGAAAAAAATTTCAAAGGTGAAATTTTCTTTAAAAACAGAAGGATTGATATGTTAAGCGACAGAGAATATTCAAAAATAAGAGGAAAAAAGATTGCAATGGTCTTTCAAAACTCCATGAACGCATTTAATCCCACAATTCGGACAGGATCTCAGATAGAAGAACCCCTATACATTCACACAGAGGAAAAAAAGAAGTCAGTTTTTGAAAAGGTATATTCGGCCCTTGGAAAATTAAATTTAGACAAAAAAAGAGCCTATTCCTCCTTTCCTCACGAACTTTCAGGTGGGATGAAACAAAGGGCCGCCTTTGCCATGGGATCCATATGTGATCCAGAAATTTTAATTTTAGACGAGGTTACAACTGCAATTGACGTAGTAAATTTCCGTACTATAATTACCTCTGTCAGGGAAAGAAAAAAGAACTCTAGTGTACTATTGATTACTCACAACATTGATCTTGCCAGGACTCTCGCAGACAGAGTCGCAGTTATAAAAAACGGTGTTCTCATCGAAGAAGGGAAAAATATTCTTAACGCCCCCTTACATCCATATACAAAACTCCTTGTCTCGTCAGAGCTCACCATCTCATGTAAAAGAAAAAAAATAAAAATACCCCTATACAGCAAAACAGATAGGGAATCTTACGGGTGTCCCTTTGCCCCAAACTGTTTCGATGTCATGAAAATATGCATGGAAGAGATTGGATATGAGAAAAAAATAAACGACAGAATTATTAGATGCTGGAAGTATCACCCAGATTACTTGAGGAGGAAAGATTTTGAGTAGACTCTTTGATATAAAAAATCTCACTGTAAAATTTAACAAGGGATCTTTTAACGCCCTTGAGAAGGTAAACCTATACCTTAAAAAAGGAGAGATATTAGGAATATTAGGAGAAAGTGGTGGTGGAAAGTCAACTTTGGCAAATTCTATGACACTTTTAAATGATAGATATACAGGTGAAATACTATACAAGGGGAAAGAGTTAAAATCCATGAACCATGGAGAAAAAAAAATTTTTTCAAAGGAAGTTCAGCTTATATTTCAAGACCCGTATTCTTCACTTAATCCAAAAATGAGATTAAAAGATATAATTCTTGAAGGAGCATTTATCCACGGCCTTATTCCAAAGAATGCCTGTAATGGTTTGGTAAAAAGTCTTTTAGACAAGGTAGGATTAAAAGAAAGTTACTTAGATAGATATCCTAGAGAACTCTCAGGAGGAGAAAGACAAAAGGCAGCAATAGCTAGGGCACTGGCTCTTTTTCCAGATGTCATTATCTTTGATGAGGCAACTACTAACCTAGACCTAGTAAGTCAAAGAGAAATATTAAACATCATACTTGAACTTCAAAAGTCCGGAGTCACCTGTATAGTTATATCACACAACCTCCCTCTTATAAATATAATCTCCGACAGAATTATCGTCATAAACAATGGCAGGATAGAGGAAGAAGGTAAAACAGAAGATATTTTAACTTCTCCCAAAAGTGAATATTTAAAAGAAATCCTCAATTCAAATTATAAACTTTAATTAAATATAAATAACTTTAAGTTACTTCCTGAATCTAAGATATTCGTTTGAAGATATTGATTTATTCGGATTGTATTGCTTTTCTTTTGAAAGAAAAGCAATACAGGCTTTCAGATAAATTCAGTAATTTATCTTCAAATTAAGTTGATAATATTTATTTCAAATGTCAAAAACAAGGTGAAATTCCAAATATAATATTGAACCATTTTAATTTCTTCTCTCAAGGTTTCTAAGAGTAAAGACAGAATCTGAAATATCTGGATCAATAACTATATCACTTAAAAGCAGCTCCGTATAAGACCCCTTTTTTATCTTGTCTTCCATCCGAAACTTTGTTATATAATATCTGCCCTTTATCCGAATAATTTCATCTACATAAAACTCCTTGAGAAGTTTACCAGACATAGCATACATTTTTGAATTCTTCAGGACATAGTTTTCTTTATCCACCTCTATAACCCTCATATAGTAAGCTGTATCCTCTCCCTCTTTTGCAACGAGTCTCAAAGTATACAAGCCCTCTGTTTCTTTCAATATTTCAGAGTTGTAAATGTCTGTGAGATGAGTTCTGTCAGTCTGATCTTCATAAGATATGTCGCTTCCCATCATATTTTGTCTCAACATATGCCCGGATATTTTCACTGTTCTGTCTGCCTTAGGGAGAAATATCCAAAGATTATCTCCATTCCTCAAGTACTTTGTTCCTTTGTCTCTCGGAGGAGATATAAACTCGATAAAAGCTAAATTTTTCCCCACTGCCTGAATCTTCATTTTTTTTACAAATTTTTTATTCTTTTTATGAATAATCATCTCCCCGTCGTATTTTATTGAGCTAGGAGTCATATTATAGTCCACTTTTTCCAATATCTCCTCTGCTGTAATTCCAAATAAAAAAATCGAGAAGATCAAATATATAATCAAATATTTTTTCATGAAATCCTCCTACTTATTTCTCAGATTATCCACAGCTTCTTTTTTGATTTCCGGAGTTACGGTCATAAAAGTTACAAAAACAGATAGAATGGATCCCAATAAAAACCCAAAGATAAGAAGCCTCCAGCTAAAAAACATATAAATAGTACTCTGGATATTAATTGTATCAGAAACAGTCTCTAAAACTTCTCCAAGCTTTATGCCCTTTACTGAAAAATAATATACGATACCACCTCCTGTTACAATCCCAAGGAAAGATGCAAAAGATCCTATAAGACCTCCTTCGAGACACAGAAGGTTCCTTATATCAGAATTCCTCATTCCCTGCGACTTTAAAACTCCTATCTCTTTTCTTCTTTCAAAAACCACCATCATCATAGTATTAGTTATACCTATGCCAGAAAGGAGACTCAAGATCAATGTGAATATTAATTTCACTACTGGAAAAACTGACGACATATATTCATTTATCCCTATCTCACTCCAGAGTTTTACTAGATAATTTTTCCCAAGTTCAGATACCAGTATTTTTTTATATTCTTCAGAGTTTTTTTCTTCCTTTGGATATAGAAGAAATTCAGTCACCATATTATTCATATCCAATAAATACTGAGCATCTTTTAGAGTGACATAAAAGCTTCTGTTTAGTCGCCCGTTATCCATCTTATAAAATCCGGATATTTTATAATTAAGAGCCGAAATAGACTTATCTTGTGTGAAAGTAAGAACAGTAACAGAATCTCCGATTTTTAATCCTAGTTTTTCTTTCACCTTGCTTCCTATTATTATCTCATTATTTTTTTCAAAGTCTAAAAATCTTCCTTCGTAAATAAAATTATCAAACCCTATTATATTTCTGTCCTCTTTTTCAATTCCGATTCCCATAGCTCTTTCATCTTTATCGCCGGAAAAAATCATCGCTCCAAATTTTATCCTTCCAATTGCAGTACCGTCAAAATCTCTCAAATATTTCCGAATTTCATCAGAAGATATATTTGAGGATATATCTAAAGACTTTTCCTTTAGCTGAAAATCGTGAGCCGTAACCCTGACAATCCCAGTAAGTTTTTTCCCCTCCTCTGTAAACATCCTTTCAATTCCATATACCCAGCCTAGACCAACTGTGACTCCCATTATGCCAATCATCGTTGATACTACCGTCAGGAAAGATCTCCTTTTATTTCTAAATATATTTCTAAATGCTATTTTTAACATGACCATCACCGGTCCTTTATAGCTTCTGAAGGATTTAATTTTATAGATTTTACTGCAGGATATACCGAAGCAAATACAGAAAAAACAATTCCCACAACAAATATAATTAAAGATTTTTCTAAATCAAAATAAAGATAAAGTCTATCTGAAAAAGGAATACTTATTCCTAGATCGCTACTTTTTATTGTGATTTCTATACCATTATTTTGGTAATAATTAGTAGTTATACCTCCAAAAATAAATCCAATAAAACTTCCTAAGCTCCCTACAAGGGTTCCTTCGCCTAAAAAAAGGATTAAAATTTCCCTATTATTCATACCATTTGCCATTAATATACCTATCTCTTTCTGACGTTCTAGCATGGCCATGAGCATTGTATTGGCTATTGTCACACCTGCCATGACCAGAATGGTAATACTTATTATGGCAAAGGCTTTTCTTCTTATAGAAGTTATCCTAAGTATGTCCTTTATCTCTTCCTGCCAAGGAATAAAATCTATCTGCAGTTTTTTCAGACTTTCAACTTCTTCATCAGTCAGCAGAGTCTTTACAGCAATATCATTTACAAAAGGGGTGTCTGCAAATTTTTGAGCAAAATTCAGATCAATAAAAACACAGCTACTGTCCATAATGGTATTCCCGGTTTTTATTATCCCTGTTATAACTAGACTATAAGCATTTATACTCTGTGATGCAGTTCTGGCTATGAGAGTCACTTCATCCCCTATACCCAACTTCAAAAGTCTCGCCATTTCCAATCCCAAAACCAGTGAATTCTCATTATCTACAAAAGATCCATCTACCATGTATCTGTTTCTTTTAAATACAAGATTTTCTTTATGAGGTTCCACCCCTATAAACTGAGCTCTAAGCTCCTCCTCACCGTCAGTTATACTGCCTTCAAATAAAAGCCTTTTACTATAATCCTTATTTTTCAGTATTTTTTCTACCTTATCTAGATTATCTATTGGATAATCCAACTGGTCATTATCTTCTTTTTCCAGATAAAAATCTTTACCATATATTTTATAATAGGATGTATCTGTTTTTATATAAATATCTGTTATCTGATTTTCCAGCCCGGAATTTAGACCCTCGCCTAATATTGCAAGATATATCCCCACAATCATGGTTATCAATGTGAGAACCGTTCTTTTCTTATACCTAAATATATTTCTAAATATCATTTTAAGTATCATGACGAATCCCCCTCTTTGATCCCATCTCGGAGTCTTACTACTCGTTTAGCTTTTTCAATTATTTTGAGATCATGAGAGGAAAAAATAAAGGTTATATTATATTCCTCATTGAGTTTTTTCATCATCGCAAGAATAGCTTCACCTGTTACACTGTCCAAATTTGCCGTAGGTTCGTCTGCTAGTATAATACTTGGTTTTTTCACTAGAGCCCGGGCCACTGCAACTCTTTGCTGCTGACCCCCAGATATTTCAGAAGGCCTTCTGTCTTTAAGCTCATAAATATCCATCTCTTTTAAAATAGTTTCCACCATCTCTTTTTTGCTCTCTTTATCATGAATCCCGAGAAGGTCTAAAGAAAACTCCACATTCTCATATACTGTCAACACAGGAATAAGGCTGTAATCCTGAAATATAAACCCTATCTTCTCTCGTCTAAAATTCGAGGCATCCTTAGGTTTTAAAAGGGAAAGATCAACTCCGTCTACCAAAGCCTTACCAGAGGTAGCTCTGTCCATGGCCCCTATAATATTGAGAAGTGTCGTCTTTCCTGATCCTGAAGGTCCTGCTAATACTGTGAATTCTCCCTTTTGAATATCAAGGGTTATACCGTTAAGAGCCTTAACCTCTAGAGCGCCCTTTAGATAAATCTTTTTTATATTTTTAAGACTCACTATAGCCATCTTCTGCCCCCTCTAAAAAAATCCTTGGATTTCAAAAACCAGTTCACTGTCTAACTCTTCATTATAAGAATATTGGTATAAACCTCTGAAATTATTATAATAATTATAAGATACCTGAATATTGAAATAATCATTTAATTTATAAGTAAGACCTGATCTCAGATAGAGATAACTTATTTCTCCGTCTACAAGTAAACTCTGAAAAACCTCTATATCCTCACTCACCACATAGTTATACCTTAGATAAATAGCACCTGTATCTTCCTCTTTTATATAAATAGTCTCTGCAAGGGTATAAAGAAGAGTTCCACTTAGATCGAAGCTGTAGTCTCCTCCTATTACAACTGCATTCTGATCTGAACCTTCAGATTCTTTGTGTATAAGCTGTGACCATATTCCTATTCCTGCATCTCCCTTTAATTCAAGTACAACATCTTCATTCTTGACTGCTTCTCCCAAAGGATTTTTTTTATCATAATGAAAATAATTTGTCATGAATTCATAATTGTCAACTAAAAAAGTATAACGGGCCCCTATATTGTTATCTCTGGCTAAGTTTTTAAAAACCACCCCTTCAAGACGGGACATGTTTTGCAAATTATACTTCAATCTCAGAGAATCAAGCCCATCCTTATCACTCCTGGGGTTTTCAAGATCAACCTCGTTAAAAACATCAGCTCCGTTAAAAATATATGCACTTCCCCAGACTATCATCTGTCTACCTGCACTAAAAGTAGTATAATCACCATAAAGTTCTAAATAACCTCTATACAACTCCAAATAATCCTCAGGATCATCGGTAGCCTTTAGAGAGATCTGGGAATAAAAATTATCCTCCTGATGCTCTGCTCCTAATATAAGCTCTATAGAACCATAGCTACTGTTGTAAGAGTTAAATCTTTGGGTTCCTTCTACCTCTCCAAAGTAATCTAGGGAGAAAACTTCAGAAAAAACAATTAAAAATATAAAAGCAAATAATTTTTTCATATTTCCCCCGCCTTTTCAAAAGAATAAAAATTTTAACCTTCATTTATTCTATTCTGCCTTATAAATTAATTCCTTTGATTGGCGAAACATTATAATATACGTAAGAATACCGATCTATTTACCAGGTCTTAAAATTTCATATACAAAGATTTTTTTATAAATAAACTCTAAAAAATAAAGATCTCATCGTTTTATTTTAGAGGCTCTCTCTGATTCTTGATTTAAAGAAAAAACTTGTGTAGACTTTAATGAATAAAAACAGATTAGAGGAGGACAAAAATGGTCATTAAAGTATTAGTAGAAAATAATTCAGGTGACATTTGTAAAGGGGAAAAGGGTCTTTCCCTCTATATAGAGGCTGATAATAAAAAAATACTCTTAGACACTGGAGAAACATCTCTTTTTTTAGAGAATGCATCTAAACTAAATGTAACTTTAAATGACTTAGACTTTGTTGTCTTGAGCCATGGTCATTTTGACCACGGAGACGGCCTTAGATTTATAAAGAATAAAAAACTCATATGCCATCCAGATTCCTTCAAAAAACGATTTAGAAAAAGAGATAGTTCTTATCTCGGCCTTCACATGGATCTAGAAAAGGCCAATTCAAAATTTGACCTTATCCTCACTAAAAAGCCCTATAAATTATCTAAAAATATAACTTTTCTAGGAGAAATTCCCAGAGAAAACAACTTTGAAAGTAAAAATACACCTTTCAAATTTGAAAATGGTCAGGATGATTTTGTTCTAGATGATTCAGCTCTTGTCATAAATTCTAAAAACGGCCTAATAATAATTCCAGGATGTTCTCACTCAGGTGTATGCAACATAATCACTTATGCAAAAAAAGTAACAGGTATAAATAACATTTATGCGGTTATAGGAGGGCTTCACCTTATGAACCTAGATAATGTAACCTATAAAGCCATTGATTTTTTAAAAAAGGAAAATATCAGTATATTTTATCCTATACACTGCACAAAAAAACTTGTGTCAGATGAAATCTCAAGGCTATTAATCAATACAGAAGTAAAAAGAAGCTTTTCTGGAGATACCATTTCTCTATAGATATTGACGCAAATAAAAAAGTCCCTCTGAATCTAATTCAGAGGGACTTTTTTAGAAATTAAATTATTTGCAATGCTTGTTAATAAATAGTTTAAATTTACCAAATATACTGTAATCCAATCAAAGCAAGAAAATAAATACCTGAATCTGTACTGGAACTGCTGTCAGAAACATTCTTTTTATATCCGTATCCTGGAAGTCCTATTTCAGAAAAAACTCTTAAATTAGGATAAACTTCCCTGTTATAAAGCAGATGTGGGTATAAAGTAAGTTCACCTGTATAATCCTGGCTTGTACCTCCTATAAACTTATCCACATCCACTTCCGTTTCAAAGCAAAATGCCCAGTTCTTATTAAATTCATAAGTCCACCTGGTTATACTTTCCAGTCCTAGAAGATATGTCCCTTCATAACCACCATAGTCATAATATTCATTATAAAGGGTGTTGAAAGTCTGCCATCCGTATCCCCAGTTTGTAGATGTGAGAAGGTTGCCTTCAAGGGAATATCCATCTCTTCCAGTGACAAATACTTTCCCCAACCAAAAATCAAATCCCCAGTAAGTTCCACCCATTCCTATATCCGCATTGGTTCTCAATCTGTATCTCAAGGCAAATTCATTTTTTTCGTAGTTTCCACCGCTCTCACCTGGAAGCCCCAGCTGATTATATTCCCACATAATTCCAAAGTCTGTACTCCACATATTACCTGCAAAATTATGCCTGCCTGTATCTTTTACAAAACCCACGAGACTATCCCATCCGTTATAATTTACACTGCCGTTTCCCAGATCATCATCGATATAAAACTCACGATCTGTATCATATTCAAAATCCCATTTTTCATCCAAAGCAATATAACCCTGAGCTATTTTCCACTCTACCAGCGAATAAGCTGCACCGTATTCATAACTTAAATAATTCCTTATACTATTTTTCTCTGATACAGGTTCATAAAAATTGAGCACATCAATACCTCTGCTTTTTCCTACGAAACTTTTTTCCTCTAATGCCAGCTCATCTTTTGAAAAGGATGTCAGAGATACTAAAAGCATTAAAAAAAATATATTCTTAACTCTATTCACCTATATACCTCCCATCTCTGTCAAATCCATTTCTGTCAATTCCTGAGAAGTTATATCCCCTTCGGTCATAACCATCTTTATCATAACCATAAATATCATAGCCTTTCGGATCATAACCTGTCCCTGTAACTATATGTGTAGCATCATTTTTCCATCCATCTCTACTATAATTTTTACCTGTAGTTTGGTGTAGACCGTTTCTGTCAAAACCAAGGCTGTCATATTTTGTACCTGTTTTTTTGCTTATCCCACGGCTGTTCCATCCGTATTCGTCATATCGGCTACCTGTTTCCTTATTTATTCCTCGCACATCAAATCCGTAATAATCATACCTAGTGCCTGTTCCTTTAAAGATGCCTTTCCTACTCCATCCTGACCTATTATATCCGTCTGAATCAAGACCCCTATCATCATAACCACTTTTATCGTAGCCTTCCTTATTGTAGCCATTAACATCATAATAGTCTCTTGTCTCTGAATTTAAACCATACCAGGTCCAGCCATTTACATCAAATTCTGTTTTTGTATCTTTATGAATCCCCTCAGTGTCAAATTTAAGAAGGTCATATTTTGTCCCGGTTTTATTATGAATCCCTTTAAAATCAAAACCTCTTTCATCATATTTCGATTTTGTAGCAGGGTTATAACCATCTTTCTCAAAGCCCCTATAGTCAACTGTGGTGCCAGTATATTTAAACACCCCATTCTCATTCCAACCTTCACGGTCAAATCCCTCTGCGTCTTTTCCTTTCCTATCGTATCCCTCTCTGTCATATCCTTGAATGTTGTACCCATTGGAATCATAATATTCTCCAGTGTCTTTATTTACTCCGTACATGCCCCAGCCATCTTTATTGAATGCTGTTCCTGTATCTATATGAATTCCCTCTCTTTTAAAACCATCTTTATTGTACACTGAGCCTGTCTCACTATTATAACCAGAAGCATCAAATCCATTTTCATCAAAAGATGTTCCTGTCACAGAATGTCTTCCATAAAAATCAAAACTATAATAATCATAGGGTGAATCGGTGTAAATATTCCAGCCTAAAGATGTAAACCCTCTTTTATCTGCTCCATCAGAGTTATAACCCTGTATATCATAACCACTGAAATCATAGGTGCTCATAGTATGCCAGTTATGCTTTGTTATATTATTAAATCCTCTTTCATCATATCTAGAACAACCGTTCAAAAATCCAGATAAAAGTATTATAACTATCACAGGCAGATAACCTTTTCTGCTTAAAAACTTGTCCAAGATATTTATCAACGGACTTCTTATTATCTTTTTAAAATTTTGTCTGTAAAAAGTAGTATAGCTAATATTTTTAAAAAGTCTATTCAGCAAAATATTGGCAAATAAAAGAGTTATAAAGGAAGAAAGAAAAAACCCTAGCCCAGTATATTCATTTCCAAATTTTACAAAATAAAGAGAAAATAAAAGGTCTGTTAAAAAAAACACAAAAGACACCATAAGAGCCTGTATTCTAGCGTCAAAATATAAAAATATAGTTATGATCATAGATATAAACACGGCACAAAATGCTGAAAAAAGTGATATCCTAAATAGATCTAAAAGATATAAATCAAGTCCATAATTTTCAAATATCAATTTTGAAAGTAGTGCAAAGGATATACTTATGAAAAACTGCATCTCCATGCAATAAAACATCTCTCTCTTTAATACATCCATCATTGTAGCCAAACTTTTATCTATATCATCTAAAGTTCCTTTATAAGATATATGAGCATAATAAGTTTTATAATCTGGAAAAAATTTAGTTTCTAAAAAAACAACAAAGTATACCATACTTGGAATAGTTATAAAGAAAGCGTAAAATAAAGCCACTTCATAAAAAGGTGAAGCTGTAAAAGTCCCGGCAATTATATAATGGTCTCCCTTTGTCCAGACAATAAAAAGATGAACCCATATTCCCAATATATAGAATAATCCCATAAAAAAAAGAGAGGAATAACCCTTTAAATATTTTAAAAATCCGAACTCAGTGCCTCCTCTCTCCTTAAAAGCTGACAGAAGATAGTATGACAAAAGTAGAAAAGTCAATAGTATTCCCATTGCATAGGCAAAAATAAGATTGGTAGCCAAAAAATTTTCTGGAAAATTAATTGGGTTTTTTATAAGATAAAATCCCAAAACCATTGCCAGAAGGTTTCCTATAAAGTAGGAAAAAGCCACAAATTTATAATTCTTTAGTACGTTAACAAAACACATCCCTATCCACGATGCCGATAACAGAGTAAAGAGAATAACGGCCATTTTTTTATAATAATACGGCAATGGAGAATTCCGTAAAAACAAACTTCCTATTATAAATGCCATTATAATTATTACTTTTATTATTCCTATATATGTTTTTCTAAGCTCGTTACTTCTCTTCTGGTAGATGCAGTCTGACATATATCTTGTTACTACGTACTGCCAAGGGGTTGCCAGAAGCTGAGAAAATATAAAACAATAAAGTACTGTAGACATAAACAGCACTCTCTCATCTCTTATAAATATATATTCTCTCGATATATGCATGAGAAAATTCAGACTTATTGTTGTTATCAACCAAGGTCCTACACTTATAAGAGTGGAATATGCTATGGCTTTTAGATCTCCAAGGGTACTGTCACTTTCTGAGAACAATTTTCTAAATTCAAATCCTATTCCTGCCACTGTTTATCACCCAACTCTCTATATATCTTTCTGTAACCTTCGATAAAAATTTCTCTGGA
This window encodes:
- a CDS encoding ABC transporter permease, producing MDKFEKLNSYSSEEKFSNHKKKNYDPVLLCEMSFIILIIILSFIIPDHLAENRWNMNMLPSGDHLFGTDDLGRDIFFRTLKGTKISMTIAIFGGVVELFVGGGYGAIAGYLGGKTEFLMMRVLDIFSSIPYLVLVTLIPIFLGRNLFGITVAITFTGWFSTGRVIRGEVLHLKEENYVKASKLMGASPFSVIKNHIFPNLIGILSASVIMNIPKYIFAEAFLQILGLGLGYPNVTWGMLIAGSQENLFFYPYQIIFPSIILVTVIFIITHMGERIKKLVNGSRLHWRGYYG
- a CDS encoding ABC transporter ATP-binding protein, with amino-acid sequence MDKLLQIKNLSVKLGEKQVVKNLSLDIKIGEVVALVGESGSGKSTLARTIMGFEKNFKGEIFFKNRRIDMLSDREYSKIRGKKIAMVFQNSMNAFNPTIRTGSQIEEPLYIHTEEKKKSVFEKVYSALGKLNLDKKRAYSSFPHELSGGMKQRAAFAMGSICDPEILILDEVTTAIDVVNFRTIITSVRERKKNSSVLLITHNIDLARTLADRVAVIKNGVLIEEGKNILNAPLHPYTKLLVSSELTISCKRKKIKIPLYSKTDRESYGCPFAPNCFDVMKICMEEIGYEKKINDRIIRCWKYHPDYLRRKDFE
- a CDS encoding ABC transporter ATP-binding protein, yielding MSRLFDIKNLTVKFNKGSFNALEKVNLYLKKGEILGILGESGGGKSTLANSMTLLNDRYTGEILYKGKELKSMNHGEKKIFSKEVQLIFQDPYSSLNPKMRLKDIILEGAFIHGLIPKNACNGLVKSLLDKVGLKESYLDRYPRELSGGERQKAAIARALALFPDVIIFDEATTNLDLVSQREILNIILELQKSGVTCIVISHNLPLINIISDRIIVINNGRIEEEGKTEDILTSPKSEYLKEILNSNYKL
- a CDS encoding outer membrane lipoprotein-sorting protein, whose translation is MKKYLIIYLIFSIFLFGITAEEILEKVDYNMTPSSIKYDGEMIIHKKNKKFVKKMKIQAVGKNLAFIEFISPPRDKGTKYLRNGDNLWIFLPKADRTVKISGHMLRQNMMGSDISYEDQTDRTHLTDIYNSEILKETEGLYTLRLVAKEGEDTAYYMRVIEVDKENYVLKNSKMYAMSGKLLKEFYVDEIIRIKGRYYITKFRMEDKIKKGSYTELLLSDIVIDPDISDSVFTLRNLERRN
- a CDS encoding ABC transporter permease; amino-acid sequence: MLKIAFRNIFRNKRRSFLTVVSTMIGIMGVTVGLGWVYGIERMFTEEGKKLTGIVRVTAHDFQLKEKSLDISSNISSDEIRKYLRDFDGTAIGRIKFGAMIFSGDKDERAMGIGIEKEDRNIIGFDNFIYEGRFLDFEKNNEIIIGSKVKEKLGLKIGDSVTVLTFTQDKSISALNYKISGFYKMDNGRLNRSFYVTLKDAQYLLDMNNMVTEFLLYPKEEKNSEEYKKILVSELGKNYLVKLWSEIGINEYMSSVFPVVKLIFTLILSLLSGIGITNTMMMVVFERRKEIGVLKSQGMRNSDIRNLLCLEGGLIGSFASFLGIVTGGGIVYYFSVKGIKLGEVLETVSDTINIQSTIYMFFSWRLLIFGFLLGSILSVFVTFMTVTPEIKKEAVDNLRNK
- a CDS encoding ABC transporter permease — protein: MILKMIFRNIFRYKKRTVLTLITMIVGIYLAILGEGLNSGLENQITDIYIKTDTSYYKIYGKDFYLEKEDNDQLDYPIDNLDKVEKILKNKDYSKRLLFEGSITDGEEELRAQFIGVEPHKENLVFKRNRYMVDGSFVDNENSLVLGLEMARLLKLGIGDEVTLIARTASQSINAYSLVITGIIKTGNTIMDSSCVFIDLNFAQKFADTPFVNDIAVKTLLTDEEVESLKKLQIDFIPWQEEIKDILRITSIRRKAFAIISITILVMAGVTIANTMLMAMLERQKEIGILMANGMNNREILILFLGEGTLVGSLGSFIGFIFGGITTNYYQNNGIEITIKSSDLGISIPFSDRLYLYFDLEKSLIIFVVGIVFSVFASVYPAVKSIKLNPSEAIKDR
- a CDS encoding ABC transporter ATP-binding protein, with product MAIVSLKNIKKIYLKGALEVKALNGITLDIQKGEFTVLAGPSGSGKTTLLNIIGAMDRATSGKALVDGVDLSLLKPKDASNFRREKIGFIFQDYSLIPVLTVYENVEFSLDLLGIHDKESKKEMVETILKEMDIYELKDRRPSEISGGQQQRVAVARALVKKPSIILADEPTANLDSVTGEAILAMMKKLNEEYNITFIFSSHDLKIIEKAKRVVRLRDGIKEGDSS
- a CDS encoding MBL fold metallo-hydrolase — encoded protein: MVIKVLVENNSGDICKGEKGLSLYIEADNKKILLDTGETSLFLENASKLNVTLNDLDFVVLSHGHFDHGDGLRFIKNKKLICHPDSFKKRFRKRDSSYLGLHMDLEKANSKFDLILTKKPYKLSKNITFLGEIPRENNFESKNTPFKFENGQDDFVLDDSALVINSKNGLIIIPGCSHSGVCNIITYAKKVTGINNIYAVIGGLHLMNLDNVTYKAIDFLKKENISIFYPIHCTKKLVSDEISRLLINTEVKRSFSGDTISL